One window from the genome of Cucurbita pepo subsp. pepo cultivar mu-cu-16 unplaced genomic scaffold, ASM280686v2 Cp4.1_scaffold000297, whole genome shotgun sequence encodes:
- the LOC111784921 gene encoding ATP-dependent RNA helicase glh-2 isoform X1, with protein MPRNMNGSRHEGREDESGMLWKLPVLKSSRIGRLGPAFGLGVGCGVGFGIGLVGGAGFGPGIPGLQLGFGLGAGCGVGLGFGYGAGRGIAQDDKRRYSNVGDLLNGHQSIFPHRDEIGALVDELALNTKKLIRVTAREIDKWKR; from the exons ATGCCTCGAAACATGAACGGAAGCAGACACGAAGGCCGAGAAGATGAGAGCGGAATGCTGTGGAAGCTTCCAGTTTTGAAATCTTCCAGAATCGGAAGGTTAGGTCCCGCCTTCGGCCTCGGCGTTGGTTGTGGCGTCGGCTTTGGCATCGGCCTCGTCGGAG GTGCTGGATTTGGTCCAGGAATTCCTGGCCTACAACTTGGCTTTGGTCTTGGTGCTGGATGTGGAGTTGGCTTAGGATTTGGCTATGGTGCGGGCAGGGGCATTGCGCAAGATGACAAACGAAGATACTCTAACGTTGGGGATCTGTTAAATGGTCATCAAAGTATTTTTCCTCA TAGGGACGAGATCGGCGCGCTTGTCGACGAGCTCGCCCTCAATACAAAGAAGCTTATCCGAGTTACTGCAAGGGAGATTGACAAGTGgaaaagatga
- the LOC111784921 gene encoding fibroin heavy chain isoform X2 has product MPRNMNGSRHEGREDESGMLWKLPVLKSSRIGRLGPAFGLGVGCGVGFGIGLVGGAGFGPGIPGLQLGFGLGAGCGVGLGFGYGAGRGIAQDDKRRYSNVGDLLNGHQSIFPQDEIGALVDELALNTKKLIRVTAREIDKWKR; this is encoded by the exons ATGCCTCGAAACATGAACGGAAGCAGACACGAAGGCCGAGAAGATGAGAGCGGAATGCTGTGGAAGCTTCCAGTTTTGAAATCTTCCAGAATCGGAAGGTTAGGTCCCGCCTTCGGCCTCGGCGTTGGTTGTGGCGTCGGCTTTGGCATCGGCCTCGTCGGAG GTGCTGGATTTGGTCCAGGAATTCCTGGCCTACAACTTGGCTTTGGTCTTGGTGCTGGATGTGGAGTTGGCTTAGGATTTGGCTATGGTGCGGGCAGGGGCATTGCGCAAGATGACAAACGAAGATACTCTAACGTTGGGGATCTGTTAAATGGTCATCAAAGTATTTTTCCTCA GGACGAGATCGGCGCGCTTGTCGACGAGCTCGCCCTCAATACAAAGAAGCTTATCCGAGTTACTGCAAGGGAGATTGACAAGTGgaaaagatga
- the LOC111784922 gene encoding plastid division protein CDP1, chloroplastic-like, with amino-acid sequence MIFQWQALADAAKAKSCYWKFVLLELSVLRAELLSDKLGAMSLEIEVHLEEAAELVNEAEPKNPSYYSNYKVRYLAKRQQDGSWKFCEGEIQVPA; translated from the exons ATGA TTTTCC agtGGCAAGCTCTAGCTGATGCTGCAAAAGCTAAATCATGCTATTGGAAATTTGTTTTGCTGGAATTGTCTGTCCTACGAGCTGAACTCTTGTCAGATAAACTTGGAGCAATGAGTTTAGAAATTGAGGTTCATTTAGAGGAAGCAGCTGAGCTTGTCAATGAAGCTGAACCAAAGAACCCAAGCTACTACAG CAATTATAAAGTTCGTTATTTGGCAAAGAGGCAACAGGATGGTTCTTGGAAGTTCTGTGAAGGTGAAATACAAGTACCAGCTTAG
- the LOC111784918 gene encoding chlorophyll a-b binding protein CP26, chloroplastic-like isoform X2 — translation MASLAASTAAAASLGVSEMLGNPLSFSAASASSAPSPSPATFKPVAIFGKKPAPKSKPSTVSPINDELAKWYGPDRRIFLPDGLLDRSEIPEYLNGEVPGEYQAFELIHARWAMLGAAGFIIPEAFNKFGANCGPEAVWFKTGALLLDGNTLNYFGNSIPINLVAAVVAEVVLVGGAEYYRIINGLNFEDKLHPGGPFDPLGLADDPDQAAILKVKEIKNGRLAMFAMLGFYFQAYVTGEGPVENLAKHLSDPFGNNLLTVISGNAERVPTL, via the exons ATGGCTTCTTTAGCTGcctccaccgccgccgccgcctccctCGGCGTTTCCGAAATGCTCGGAAACCCTCTAAGCTTCTCCGCTGCCTCTGCTAGTTCCGCTCCCTCTCCTAGTCCGGCCACCTTCAAGCCTGTCGCAATTTTCGGGAAGAAGCCCGCCCCCAAGTCGAAGCCCTCCACCGTCTCTCCGATCAATGACGAGCTCGCCAAGTGGTACG gTCCCGACCGAAGGATTTTTTTGCCGGACGGGCTGTTGGATCGATCCGAGATCCCGGAGTACTTGAACGGAGAAGTCCCCGGCGA ATATCAAGCCTTTGAGTTGATACATGCACGATGGGCGATGCTTGGGGCTGCTGGTTTCATCATTCCTGAGGCCTTCAACAAATTTGGCGCCAACTGTGGCCCGGAGGCTGTCTGGTTCAAG ACTGGAGCTCTACTTCTTGATGGAAACACATTGAACTACTTTGGAAATAGCATTCCGATCAACCTCGTCGCCGCCGTTGTTGCGGAGGTTGTTCTTGTTGGTGGCGCTGAGTATTATCGGATCATCAATGGCTTG AACTTTGAGGACAAACTTCACCCGGGAGGGCCGTTCGACCCGTTGGGGCTAGCGGACGACCCAGACCAAGCCGCGATCTTGAAGGTGAAGGAGATCAAGAATGGGAGATTGGCAATGTTTGCAATGCTAGGGTTTTACTTTCAAGCATACGTGACTGGAGAAGGGCCAGTGGAGAACTTGGCTAAGCATTTGAGTGATCCTTTTGGAAACAACTTGCTCACAGTCATTTCAGGGAATGCTGAAAGAGTTCCAACCCtttaa
- the LOC111784918 gene encoding chlorophyll a-b binding protein CP26, chloroplastic-like isoform X1, with protein MASLAASTAAAASLGVSEMLGNPLSFSAASASSAPSPSPATFKPVAIFGKKPAPKSKPSTVSPINDELAKWYGPDRRIFLPDGLLDRSEIPEYLNGEVPGDYGYDPFGLSKNRENFTKYQAFELIHARWAMLGAAGFIIPEAFNKFGANCGPEAVWFKTGALLLDGNTLNYFGNSIPINLVAAVVAEVVLVGGAEYYRIINGLNFEDKLHPGGPFDPLGLADDPDQAAILKVKEIKNGRLAMFAMLGFYFQAYVTGEGPVENLAKHLSDPFGNNLLTVISGNAERVPTL; from the exons ATGGCTTCTTTAGCTGcctccaccgccgccgccgcctccctCGGCGTTTCCGAAATGCTCGGAAACCCTCTAAGCTTCTCCGCTGCCTCTGCTAGTTCCGCTCCCTCTCCTAGTCCGGCCACCTTCAAGCCTGTCGCAATTTTCGGGAAGAAGCCCGCCCCCAAGTCGAAGCCCTCCACCGTCTCTCCGATCAATGACGAGCTCGCCAAGTGGTACG gTCCCGACCGAAGGATTTTTTTGCCGGACGGGCTGTTGGATCGATCCGAGATCCCGGAGTACTTGAACGGAGAAGTCCCCGGCGA CTATGGTTACGACCCGTTTGGACTCAGCAAGAATCGAGAAAACTTCACCAA ATATCAAGCCTTTGAGTTGATACATGCACGATGGGCGATGCTTGGGGCTGCTGGTTTCATCATTCCTGAGGCCTTCAACAAATTTGGCGCCAACTGTGGCCCGGAGGCTGTCTGGTTCAAG ACTGGAGCTCTACTTCTTGATGGAAACACATTGAACTACTTTGGAAATAGCATTCCGATCAACCTCGTCGCCGCCGTTGTTGCGGAGGTTGTTCTTGTTGGTGGCGCTGAGTATTATCGGATCATCAATGGCTTG AACTTTGAGGACAAACTTCACCCGGGAGGGCCGTTCGACCCGTTGGGGCTAGCGGACGACCCAGACCAAGCCGCGATCTTGAAGGTGAAGGAGATCAAGAATGGGAGATTGGCAATGTTTGCAATGCTAGGGTTTTACTTTCAAGCATACGTGACTGGAGAAGGGCCAGTGGAGAACTTGGCTAAGCATTTGAGTGATCCTTTTGGAAACAACTTGCTCACAGTCATTTCAGGGAATGCTGAAAGAGTTCCAACCCtttaa